A genomic stretch from Caulobacter sp. FWC2 includes:
- a CDS encoding TIGR00266 family protein: protein MPPSPWSHTRSASVADDIDFEIKGEDLQFVEIELDPGESAVAEAGAFVWKDASVQMTTVFGDGSADQGGGFMGKLLGAGKRLVTGESLFTTVFTHRGSGKARVAFASPTPGTILPLNLGQLGGTLICQKDSFLAAARGVSIGIHFQKRVMTGLFGGEGFIMQRLEGDGWVFVQMGGTLVERELAPGEELHVDTGCLAAYTPGVDFDLVMAGGVKSVLFGGEGLFFARLRGPGKVWIQSLPFARLAGRMLQAAQGQGGNRGEGSILGQFGNLIDGN, encoded by the coding sequence AGCGCCAGCGTCGCCGACGATATCGACTTCGAGATCAAGGGCGAGGACCTGCAGTTCGTCGAGATCGAACTGGATCCGGGCGAGAGCGCCGTGGCCGAGGCCGGCGCCTTCGTCTGGAAGGACGCCAGCGTTCAGATGACCACCGTGTTTGGCGACGGCTCAGCCGATCAGGGCGGCGGCTTCATGGGCAAGCTGCTGGGCGCGGGTAAGCGCCTGGTCACCGGTGAAAGCCTGTTCACCACCGTCTTCACCCACCGGGGCTCGGGCAAGGCTCGCGTCGCCTTCGCCTCGCCGACGCCGGGCACCATCCTGCCGCTGAACCTGGGTCAGCTGGGCGGGACCCTGATCTGTCAGAAGGACAGCTTCCTGGCCGCCGCGCGCGGGGTGTCGATCGGCATCCACTTCCAGAAGCGGGTGATGACCGGCCTGTTCGGCGGCGAGGGCTTCATCATGCAGCGCCTGGAAGGCGACGGCTGGGTGTTCGTCCAGATGGGCGGCACGCTGGTCGAGCGCGAGCTTGCTCCCGGCGAGGAACTGCACGTCGATACTGGCTGTCTGGCGGCCTACACGCCGGGCGTCGACTTCGACCTGGTGATGGCCGGCGGCGTGAAGAGCGTGCTGTTCGGCGGCGAAGGCCTGTTCTTCGCCCGTCTGCGCGGCCCGGGGAAGGTCTGGATCCAGTCGTTGCCGTTCGCGCGTCTGGCCGGCCGCATGCTGCAGGCCGCGCAAGGCCAGGGCGGCAATCGCGGGGAGGGCAGCATCCTCGGGCAGTTCGGTAATCTGATCGACGGGAACTAG